The DNA segment CATCGGTCAGGTGTGGAATTGTTATTCCCACACGACTCTTCCGCCTAGAGGTCAGCTTCATTTTCAACCTCTATATCTAACTAAGAAGTAGGTCACGCTACTAAAAAATGTGGGAAAATATTGAAGTGAAATGCCAATGATAGACTGCAAAATGTATGGTGGGAagggaaatatattttttaaagaaatctAGATACTTTAATCTCCCCTTTCTCCCTCACTTTTCTCTCTGAGCTGAGCACTTAATACTTGCTTATAATATCATCTTCCTGAAAATCCGATCCGTCATCTGAACTTGCCGGGTGAAGTCACTTGACATTATTTCATATTTGAATTTATCATTGTAATTTAATGTATCAGAACTGGGAGATTAGCATTGTTCTTAATAATCGTTGATATTCTACTATTTTAGTTGCTTTGTACCAAAACTTATTAATCTCACCTGCACGATTCTTGTTTTTCAGGGTAACTACTTTTATATACTCAGGAAGCATGAACATGATCGAGGCAAGACTGGTTTTAGGTTCAGCTTCTCAGCTCCTTCATAATGCCTGAGATTCCTGTTCCTTCAATGTAATCTTCACTTCACACATGAACAgtttgaattttcattttttttcccctttatCCATACAATGTCAGGAGAGGGCACTGTTCTATGATGGTTTCGGAACATTTTTGGATTGGTTTTGCAGTTATAGTATCCCTTTTAGGGTTCATAATATAAGCCAAGCTCATTGCACGGCAAATGTGTACCAAGATTAGCATGTTTTGTTCTAGAACTTGATTGTCATTCAGAATTCACAAACTTTAGAAGTGCATATTTTTTCTCCCTTTAAAATCATGTTACATACAAGTTATTCAGTTGTTAAGACAACGCTGTCATTATAGCATCATTTAATTCAAAACAGCTTGGGAAACAAAAAGGTTATCTGCCATCAATCAGCCAATTTTAGTTTGTTGTTTCAATCTTTCTATAGTGGCGAGTTAGGCACAAGGATAATTGCTGATCCGAAATTCCATTTTCCTCAGAGAGAATTATACAAACATCACCAtcgttaaaattatattaaaaaattgattcaTGAGATACAAAAACTATTGAAAATCCTttgattttttgtattaaaaatcaTACAATTGTGGATTGAATCATAtgtcatatttatttttctatgggAATATAGtctgttttaatttaaaattttgtttattaagaCTCCCATCTTATTCCGAAATATTGTGAAACTTATGAAATTTGGTATAATAGTCATATTTGTGCTTGTTGTTCAACTCTGATATGCTGGTTTGactgtaataaaaaataaaataaaattaataataaagctAGGGTATTAACTATAAAAATGTTCCTTTCTTAGTTACTTTTGAATTTCATGTATGTCAAGTTATgaaatttgtgaaaattttaACTCAAATATAACTTGTAATTATCAAaaatactataattttttttacacgCACCATAgttgattaattatatataggaaatatttaaaataagtacACGTATTATATTCTTTACAATATAAAGCATTCACAATTACACACTTTCATGTTTTGCCTTTACACCTTTTATTGAAACATTGGTTATGACTAATGGCAAGTTTGCAGATAAGTACCAAGTAAATTGGGTGTAATTGTAAAACTAAAACCCCATACATCAAAATCTGTGGGAAGCTAAATGGATACAATGGTGAAaagttaatataattttttatatataaaaaagacaaTTTACCTAATTAAATGAATTGTGTGAATCGTTTACCTGTATACACAAAACAGAAACTTCTTACGTGCATgcgcaattttatttttatgtaaactGTGGGAACCTACCACGGTTTCTAGTTTCAACGTAAACCGTTGGAGGCTAGGAGGGTTTATGGTTGGAAGAGATTGGGTATAATCCGTGACTACCTACCACGGATTAGGAAGAAAAAAACTTCGGCATAAAACGTGGTTGCttcccacggtttatgaagaggAGGTCTTGAACGTAAACCATTATTCCAACTCTCATTTTTGTTTATCACTTTGATCCATAGCTACTATTGTGTTAATTTtcgaattattaaaaatttgctaaagaaattttttttcttctttgatttagATATCTAGATGAATACCTATTATAtaaatccttattatttttcaGACTTACTTGTTAAGTCATATTTTATTGCTTTCAGACAAAATTTAAGATATCAAATATTCAGATTTTTTgttaatcaaattataaaatttgccaacaattataaaaaaataatatcaaatattttatatcttcAAAAGAGTAATATTATATGGACACTACTATTTTAGCTACTATTAACATATAcaattgaatataaaaatattatattgttGTTGAATATCTTTCCTATTCTTAACACTTATTTGTAATAATTCTTAGTATTTTTCTAGATCTAATATGTCAATTTCTATGTCtctaactaaataaaaatttataaatatttttaaaattatttattttttaatcttatttaatttaaagcagatataaaaatttaaatttaaagaattatttttcttgcataattttaattgctaatttttttaaattttatatttaatatgttaaatcatattttgttccattattttttaaaaaattttcattttcattttgattattttttattattctccatacacatatttatcatttttttaatcattattTCTTACTATTCTCCATACAcatatttatcattatttttttaattaagtaaaataaaaataagtagaGAGTACTACATGTACTCCATAGAACAGAGAAAAAAATATGAGTAGAAGTTatgtgtaaaataaaaaaataactttacaaagaacaaaataattaactaataattacaTTTTTGACCAAATTTTAAGACGACAATTATATTAAACACTGTTTGTCAATAAGATTAAGATGGAAAAATAGAAATTGGACACCAAACTCTCCTATTcactttatatattgttatagattgttattattagtagaaTTATTTCTGTTGGTATTGTTGTTATTTATATAGTGACAATAATCTCTTCACCAGCTTGAATCTCACtcacatacatataaaatttcTCTTTTCATAAACCATTGCAGCTAACAAAGGTTTATGTCTACTCAAACTCCTTCATAAACAGTTTGCTTATCATGTTTTATGTGCATTTGCCTCTCTTAGTAAACCGTGGTAACTTGCCACGGTTTATGATACATTCTGTTCACAAGTAAACCGTGTCTAGTAACCACAGTTTATGTATTAAATTAAAACCGTGGTTGGCTCCAACGAtttacataaacataaaaatgcacATGCACGTAAGAAGTTTTTGTTTTGTATATATAGGTAAATGATTCACTCACTTTATTTAATTAAGTAGATTGCCCATAAAATAACATTTTGTCTTtgaaatttatcaaaattttaatcataaattttttttacttacagcaaatatattttaatatttttatacctAATTTTTTAAGAAGTTTAAGGTCAATTTAGCAACAATTTTATAAGAACAATTTTATAAGTCGAATACAAAGTTTTATCATTAGTTGCTAGAAATAcatttgatataaaataaaaaatttttggacaaaattaaaataaaataaaatttaataatttttttttgcaaatttcAAGGCTAAAAAAAAGCATGGATAACAAGAATGTTTACTAAAGAAATGTGATTGAATCTAGGGCTGGAAGTGAGCCGAACTGAGTCGAGCTAGACCAAGCTCAAGCTCGACTCACAAAAATTGAGCTTGGTTCACGGCTTGGCTCATTAACAATCGAGTTTATTTTTTAAGCTCAAGCTCGGCTCATCGAAAGCTCACGAGCTGGCTCGAGCTTACGAGCTGgctcaaataatagaaacataaatacataatctataattctatatcaataaattataacttatatattttaaaaaatatttaaaaagatcaattttatatattgttatctatcaataaattataaattttttatttatgtcctacatcaaaattatatgtaaaaaataaattttaaattttaaataattaagatcaTTAATATATATGGTTATATAGTACtatttcatatgtatatatataatattaaaaatatagattaaatacatataggatttgtatattaataattatctaTATATAATCGAGTCAGCTCATGAGCTAATGAGTTGAGCTTATCCAAACTCAAGCTcggctcatttaatttatgagctcaattCCAAGTTTAAGTTTGGATTACTAGCTCACGAGCTTAGCTTATCGAGCTATTAACGAGTCGAGCTCGAGCTAGAGCTGGTTTGACTCACTTCCAGCCCTAATTGAATCCaacaaaaagattaaaaataatatgacAACTTGTGTAATTAAATCATCTAAGGATTATTTTCTAATGAGAAATCATTGTAACAAACTTATAAGAATGACAAGAAGAATATACAAAATACATGTATGACTCAAAGAGAATGATGAGGCTGAGAGCAACATCTATTGAGCAACCTTAACAATGCATCAGCCTTCCTTCTAGCTCTCAATGAACCATGAGCAGCCAAGCTTTGAAGCGACGGCACGCTCCTTGGATTCGCCAGCAACCGCCGCGCAACCACCTCAGTCTCTTCCTTGCACAATCCTAGAAGAAGTGTTATAGAATTTTCCTTCCCTTTGACTGATCCAAATCTTAGAAGATCAATGAGAAGTGGCACCAGCTCTCTACTATTCCTTATTTCTTTTAGTCCTTGTGAGCATCCAAGTAACAAAGCAAGAACTGATAATGCATCATCAGTAATGCTAGCTTTATCATCCATTAGCAATTCAATAAGCACATCAACTGCACCAGAACTCACAATTATTGATTTGTTTGGATTGTAAACTGCAAGATTGAATAGTGCAGTTGCTGCATCTCTTTTCCCAATTGGTGTGCCTTCTTTCAAGAGGAGGACTAATGCAGGAACCGCCCTCGGCCGCGCTCCGATTTGAACCTTGCAGTCATCTAACATACTCAAGCTGAATATTGTTGCTGCAGCATTCTCTCTGGCTTCCATTGTTCTCCCTTGTTCTAGAACTTGGACTATTTTGTCCACTGCGCCGGCCGACATGAGCAGAACCTTGTTGTTATCATAGATTGATAGGTTGAACATGGCAGTCACTGCATGTTCCTGGATTCTTGGATCATGTGATCCAAGTAGTGTTACCAGAAAAGGAATAGCACCTACCTCAGCTATGATTCGCCGGTTGTCCATGCCGGTTTTCGCGAGCAAACGAAGCTCATAGGCAGCTTGTCTTTGTGTGTCAGCTGAGCCTGTTGCCAATTTTCCAACCAGAAACTCTGCTGTCATTTTCACAGCATCTGCAGCCGCTTTGTTGGCAGAGATGTGATCAATAGCGCCGTCATTTGAGTTCTTCTTATTGCTCTTTTCCTCGGAAACTGAAGAATTAGGCTCATTCAATGGAACATTGTTGTCATAGCACCATTGCTGAACAAGACTTTTCAGTGCATagtttggtatcagagcagtgtGGATTAGCCTCTGTCCACTTTTGGGGCAAGTATGGTGGCCAGAGTTTATCCACTGCGCAATCGAATTTCGATCATATGTGTGGCCGGATGAAACAATCACAGGATCTCTCATTAAGTCAAGTGAAATTGGGCAGCGAAATTCGTCAGGAATTGACATGGattgagaagatgaagaactATCATTGACTTTGTTGTACAAATATGAACAAgattctttcttactttcttcatTTTCTCCATCTCTGAAAATCATTGATTTGGAATAAGAAACAAGAGATATGAGGTTGTTTATGTTTGACACAACCACTAGTCCTCCTGTTCCTGCTTGATTCTGAGCTTCAATCTCCAACTTTGAAATTTCTATATCATAATCTGATATAGTTCTCAAACCAATGCTACTTAACAGTTCTTCCATTTTACCAAAATCCATATAGCCCTTGTTCTTCTTGTTTTGCATCATGTTGTTGGCCATTACTTCTAGAAGCATTTCTCTTCTTTGGAGCTCTCTAGGATCAATGGTTAACTCGGCTCGCTTCGCTTGTTTGTGAAGAAGAT comes from the Arachis duranensis cultivar V14167 chromosome 7, aradu.V14167.gnm2.J7QH, whole genome shotgun sequence genome and includes:
- the LOC107496994 gene encoding U-box domain-containing protein 1, producing MDCDALTLSTMTISSPGLLPTETLLDSLVHISNEVVSIEKLPFVQMRNVSSMIRRIKLLSSLFEEIQEAETPLPPSSTLCFTELLSVITRGKVLIQEIKDASTLWGLIQLEFISNQFYVLVKEMGRALDILPLRLLNITADIREQVDLLHKQAKRAELTIDPRELQRREMLLEVMANNMMQNKKNKGYMDFGKMEELLSSIGLRTISDYDIEISKLEIEAQNQAGTGGLVVVSNINNLISLVSYSKSMIFRDGENEESKKESCSYLYNKVNDSSSSSQSMSIPDEFRCPISLDLMRDPVIVSSGHTYDRNSIAQWINSGHHTCPKSGQRLIHTALIPNYALKSLVQQWCYDNNVPLNEPNSSVSEEKSNKKNSNDGAIDHISANKAAADAVKMTAEFLVGKLATGSADTQRQAAYELRLLAKTGMDNRRIIAEVGAIPFLVTLLGSHDPRIQEHAVTAMFNLSIYDNNKVLLMSAGAVDKIVQVLEQGRTMEARENAAATIFSLSMLDDCKVQIGARPRAVPALVLLLKEGTPIGKRDAATALFNLAVYNPNKSIIVSSGAVDVLIELLMDDKASITDDALSVLALLLGCSQGLKEIRNSRELVPLLIDLLRFGSVKGKENSITLLLGLCKEETEVVARRLLANPRSVPSLQSLAAHGSLRARRKADALLRLLNRCCSQPHHSL